The following are from one region of the Stanieria cyanosphaera PCC 7437 genome:
- a CDS encoding Kelch repeat-containing protein — translation MIRQKYRQKILLSVLLFSLTILILTCETLSREHYNHHAVVRLGNPSLNDGKVDRALNVWDLQVFDGKIYIAGGSTVNNAGPINVWAYNPATQSFIKEYTVNEEAIEHYKVFDNQLYIPAADPRGNDANKFYCKASDGQWTKYASNAVKLAHVRDLIETKSGDLLLVGNNRNPNNINQDAPGTAITTDNGASFQGAGVNNSPSINNVVLADYNWFFSVFSYQNKIYAPTSMLKDAWNSPGTIAVYELQEKSFILAPQLDNSEFIPQKQIKENKGKYGFETIYRIWHPVEFNHSLIYSVRSYSNSSNKQKYEENYMNSLGMYLKKGMGKTPEVVHLPHHAIGEDILVINNELYVLANRKIFCDRFIIYIYKTSNLSNKRGWQKVLSFKSSNKARSFEYLNGKFYFGLGQDYGEPINNSGEILSYTPT, via the coding sequence ATGATAAGGCAGAAGTACAGACAAAAAATCTTATTATCTGTATTGCTGTTTTCGCTCACAATACTAATTTTAACCTGCGAAACTTTAAGCCGAGAACATTATAATCATCATGCCGTAGTTAGATTGGGAAATCCATCATTAAATGATGGTAAGGTAGACCGCGCTCTTAACGTTTGGGATTTGCAAGTTTTTGACGGCAAAATATATATTGCTGGTGGAAGTACTGTTAATAATGCAGGACCGATAAATGTCTGGGCATATAATCCTGCAACTCAAAGTTTTATAAAAGAATATACAGTTAACGAAGAAGCGATCGAACATTATAAAGTGTTTGATAATCAGCTTTATATACCAGCAGCAGATCCGCGAGGTAATGATGCCAATAAATTTTATTGTAAAGCAAGCGATGGACAATGGACTAAATATGCTTCTAATGCTGTGAAGTTAGCACACGTTCGCGATTTAATCGAAACTAAAAGTGGTGATTTACTGTTAGTTGGTAATAATCGTAATCCTAATAATATAAATCAAGATGCTCCTGGAACGGCAATTACTACAGATAATGGTGCTTCTTTTCAAGGAGCAGGAGTAAATAATTCTCCCTCTATAAATAATGTAGTTTTAGCTGATTATAATTGGTTTTTTTCAGTTTTTTCCTATCAAAATAAAATTTATGCTCCTACTTCGATGTTAAAAGATGCTTGGAACTCACCAGGTACTATTGCTGTATATGAACTTCAAGAAAAAAGTTTTATTTTAGCTCCCCAATTAGATAATAGTGAGTTTATACCTCAAAAACAGATCAAAGAAAACAAGGGTAAATATGGATTTGAAACTATTTATCGAATTTGGCATCCAGTAGAATTTAATCATAGTTTAATTTATTCTGTACGTTCTTATTCTAATAGCAGTAATAAGCAAAAATACGAAGAAAATTACATGAATTCTTTGGGAATGTATCTAAAAAAAGGTATGGGAAAAACTCCTGAAGTAGTCCATTTACCTCACCATGCTATAGGGGAAGATATTTTAGTTATTAATAACGAATTATATGTTTTAGCTAATAGAAAAATCTTTTGCGATCGCTTTATAATTTATATATATAAAACTAGCAATCTTAGTAACAAAAGAGGATGGCAAAAAGTCTTGAGTTTTAAAAGTAGTAACAAAGCTCGTTCTTTTGAATATTTAAATGGAAAATTTTATTTTGGTTTAGGACAAGATTACGGCGAGCCGATTAATAATTCAGGAGAAATTTTAAGCTACACACCTACCTAA
- a CDS encoding Hpr(Ser) kinase/phosphatase, which produces MYKYMAYGLGIQSAMPLPELPISKTAPTEITIDCQSIDWQPPQCAETPRYWHIEGESAYFYWKYGGKFLVKGGRKIVVDPIPNLEEDYIIRQPILGPLLGMILHQRNYLILHASGVKIGDRACLFLGVKGQGKSTMAATLYGRGHQMMVDDVAAVSFDNSGNPILLPGFPQIKLWPDSVKSALGDTPESFSKIHPLVEKRARPTFDGFFSKPLSLHRIYILQIGSNLGIKQLNPQEAIKELIGNSYIAMTLGDKFSQLNNVAQHFCQSASLVNKVKICSLERPRSLDLLPEVARLVEADLNQEPFLTMAS; this is translated from the coding sequence ATGTATAAATACATGGCATATGGTTTGGGTATTCAATCGGCAATGCCTTTACCAGAATTACCAATTTCCAAAACTGCTCCAACTGAAATTACAATCGATTGCCAATCAATTGATTGGCAACCGCCACAATGCGCTGAAACACCTCGTTATTGGCACATAGAGGGTGAATCAGCTTATTTTTACTGGAAATACGGCGGTAAGTTTTTAGTCAAAGGGGGAAGAAAAATTGTTGTTGATCCTATCCCCAACCTAGAAGAAGACTATATAATCCGTCAGCCTATTTTAGGTCCTTTATTAGGAATGATTCTTCATCAACGTAACTACTTAATTCTTCATGCTAGCGGAGTTAAAATTGGCGATCGCGCTTGTTTATTTTTGGGTGTCAAAGGACAAGGCAAATCGACAATGGCAGCCACTTTATATGGACGGGGACATCAAATGATGGTAGATGATGTTGCTGCGGTCTCTTTTGATAATAGTGGCAATCCCATCTTACTTCCTGGGTTTCCTCAGATCAAATTATGGCCTGATTCTGTTAAATCGGCTTTAGGAGATACTCCTGAAAGCTTTAGCAAAATACATCCTTTGGTTGAAAAACGCGCTCGTCCTACATTTGACGGTTTTTTCTCAAAACCTTTATCCTTGCACCGCATCTATATTTTACAGATAGGTTCTAATCTGGGTATTAAACAGTTAAATCCTCAAGAAGCAATCAAAGAGTTAATCGGTAATTCTTATATTGCTATGACTTTAGGAGATAAGTTTTCTCAGCTTAATAATGTTGCTCAACATTTTTGCCAAAGCGCAAGTCTCGTCAACAAAGTAAAAATTTGCAGCTTAGAAAGACCGCGATCGCTAGATTTACTTCCTGAAGTAGCACGTTTAGTAGAAGCAGATCTCAATCAAGAACCTTTTTTAACAATGGCTAGTTAG
- a CDS encoding lasso peptide isopeptide bond-forming cyclase: MSAIAGIFYIDKKPVERNHLTKMLDILAHRGSDGANIWSEDNVGFIHRMLWTTPESLLESLPLEKNNLVITADARIDNRDELISALELNHLPKEKITDSGLILAAYQTWGEQCPEKLIGDFAFAIWDKQKQQLFCARDHFGIKPLYYHSSDSIFVFASEIKAIFCLSEIPQVINEERIGDYLIGNFDDLAITSYQNIFRLPPASFMTVTSEGININSYWSLDVTKETRFDSNEEYAAKFLEIFTEAVRCRLRSCSNVGSMLSGGLDSSSITCVARKLLPEEQQLPTFSAIFDRIKECDERQYINTVLKKGNYQPHYLNADLRTPLTDINKIFEHEDEAFFAPGFAMMTWGICELARDKGVNIILDGYDGDSTVCHGSGYLHELAKEGYWLRLWQEIRGVAKVYNESAWQGFWNYFYTYTLSRSKPIKLWRKIKGKLRKTFSIQKDLPQSIYSSFNLDFVRRIDLKQREQKLEEIENSSNQTCQAEHYRILTQGIHAFGLEIFDKAAAAFSLELRYPFWDKRLVEFCFSLPPEQKLSQGWSRIIMRRAMENILPSEVQWRTSKMDFTPNLVYGLLNQEKRTLKQLIFHNYQILSNYINTEILQSIYDDQVSSEKSKPDLKDIRFIWRATSLGLWLNFVADNNGNFSTIEQKESLQQIG; this comes from the coding sequence ATGAGCGCGATCGCGGGTATCTTTTATATAGATAAAAAGCCAGTAGAGCGAAACCATTTAACAAAAATGCTTGACATACTGGCACACCGAGGCTCAGATGGAGCAAATATTTGGTCTGAAGATAATGTCGGTTTTATTCATCGGATGCTTTGGACTACTCCAGAATCTTTATTGGAAAGTTTGCCTCTAGAAAAAAATAATTTAGTAATTACTGCCGATGCTCGCATTGATAATCGAGATGAACTAATTTCAGCTTTAGAATTAAATCATTTACCGAAAGAAAAAATTACCGATAGCGGTCTTATTTTAGCTGCTTATCAAACCTGGGGTGAACAATGTCCAGAAAAATTGATTGGTGATTTTGCTTTTGCCATCTGGGATAAACAAAAACAGCAACTTTTCTGTGCTAGAGATCATTTTGGCATAAAACCACTGTATTACCATTCCTCAGATTCTATTTTTGTATTTGCTAGTGAAATTAAAGCAATTTTTTGTTTATCAGAAATACCACAGGTAATTAATGAAGAAAGGATCGGAGATTATTTAATCGGTAATTTTGACGATCTCGCCATAACTTCATATCAAAATATATTTAGACTTCCTCCTGCCAGTTTTATGACTGTTACTTCTGAAGGAATCAATATAAATTCTTATTGGAGTCTCGATGTTACTAAAGAGACTCGTTTTGATTCAAATGAAGAATATGCTGCTAAGTTTTTAGAGATATTTACCGAAGCAGTAAGATGTCGTCTTCGCAGTTGCTCAAATGTCGGTTCGATGCTCAGTGGAGGACTCGATTCTTCTTCAATTACTTGCGTAGCGAGAAAATTATTACCAGAAGAACAACAACTACCTACTTTTTCAGCTATTTTTGATCGCATTAAGGAATGTGACGAACGCCAGTACATTAATACAGTTTTAAAAAAAGGTAATTATCAACCTCATTATCTCAATGCAGATCTTCGCACCCCTTTGACTGATATCAATAAAATTTTTGAACATGAAGACGAAGCTTTTTTTGCCCCTGGATTTGCCATGATGACTTGGGGGATTTGCGAACTAGCTCGCGATAAGGGAGTAAATATAATTCTTGACGGTTACGATGGAGATAGCACAGTATGCCACGGTTCTGGATATTTGCACGAATTAGCTAAGGAGGGATATTGGTTAAGATTATGGCAAGAGATTCGAGGAGTAGCCAAAGTATACAATGAATCAGCCTGGCAAGGATTTTGGAATTACTTTTATACCTACACTCTGAGTCGAAGTAAGCCAATAAAACTTTGGCGAAAAATTAAGGGGAAATTAAGAAAAACATTCAGTATCCAGAAAGATTTGCCACAGTCGATTTATAGTAGTTTTAATCTAGATTTTGTTAGGCGCATCGATCTAAAACAGCGAGAGCAAAAACTGGAAGAAATTGAAAATAGTTCTAATCAAACTTGTCAAGCTGAACATTACCGAATTCTTACTCAAGGGATTCATGCTTTTGGTTTAGAAATATTTGATAAGGCTGCTGCTGCTTTTTCCCTTGAACTGCGTTATCCCTTTTGGGATAAACGCTTAGTTGAGTTTTGTTTTTCCCTGCCTCCAGAACAAAAACTATCTCAAGGCTGGAGTCGTATAATAATGCGCCGTGCTATGGAAAATATTTTGCCATCAGAAGTTCAGTGGCGTACTAGCAAAATGGATTTTACACCCAATCTAGTTTATGGTTTGCTAAATCAAGAAAAACGAACTTTGAAGCAACTAATTTTTCACAATTATCAAATCTTAAGTAACTATATCAATACTGAGATTTTACAAAGTATCTATGATGATCAGGTTTCATCGGAAAAATCTAAACCCGACCTTAAAGATATTCGGTTCATTTGGAGAGCTACTTCTTTGGGTTTGTGGCTTAATTTCGTGGCTGATAACAATGGTAATTTTTCAACCATAGAGCAAAAAGAATCTTTACAGCAAATAGGCTAA
- a CDS encoding PqqD family protein gives MLQQVLVSYQVSSEQLHSEVGSEAVILDLKSGVYFGLNETGNQIWQWLQEPKTESEIIDLVLAEYDVTPEQGAIDVKNLLQEMLEAGIIEIAK, from the coding sequence ATGCTGCAACAAGTTTTAGTGAGTTATCAAGTTTCTTCCGAGCAACTCCATTCAGAGGTAGGCTCTGAAGCCGTAATTTTAGACCTCAAATCAGGAGTATATTTTGGTTTGAATGAAACTGGTAATCAAATTTGGCAATGGTTACAAGAACCTAAAACCGAGTCAGAAATTATCGACTTAGTTTTAGCAGAATATGACGTAACTCCAGAGCAAGGAGCTATTGATGTCAAAAATCTATTACAGGAAATGCTTGAAGCAGGAATCATCGAGATAGCTAAATAG
- a CDS encoding glycosyltransferase, with protein MKQPKILFVDHTATLGGAELSLIDLAFAYRRSSQVLLFTDGILRPRLENLGVTVKLVEASQQILGLRTSGGLKALKTIPELWRIARQVATEAKGFDLIHANSQKAFIVAALATLQGSPPVVWHLRDIITAKHFSRLNRRIAVTLANQFATKVLVNSQATGKAFIAAGGKASLVSVVYNGFDSASFDCVSTQAIQQIRDSLAIGNKILVGLFSRLSYWKGQHILLLAIKQLPQVHVILVGDALFGEEEYVSYLKTLANEPELKERVHWLGFRDDIPTLMKACDIIAHTSTEPEPFGRVIVEGQLAQKPVIASAAGGALELIEDGKTGLLFPLGDQIALQQQIQKLIDDSAFADKIAHHGYISAKTNFSLETILNSFDRAIKTIDT; from the coding sequence ATGAAACAACCCAAAATTCTTTTTGTCGACCATACTGCTACTTTAGGAGGTGCCGAACTAAGTTTAATTGATTTAGCCTTTGCCTACCGTCGCTCAAGCCAAGTATTATTATTTACCGATGGAATTTTGCGTCCCCGTCTTGAAAATTTAGGTGTCACAGTTAAACTTGTTGAAGCTTCCCAACAAATTCTCGGACTTCGTACTTCGGGAGGACTAAAGGCTCTAAAGACAATACCAGAATTATGGCGAATAGCTCGACAAGTAGCAACTGAAGCAAAAGGATTTGATTTAATTCATGCCAACTCCCAAAAAGCCTTTATTGTTGCTGCACTAGCAACTCTACAAGGTAGTCCTCCTGTAGTTTGGCATTTAAGAGATATTATTACTGCCAAACATTTTAGTCGACTCAATCGTCGTATTGCTGTAACTTTAGCTAATCAATTTGCTACTAAAGTATTAGTTAATTCTCAAGCTACAGGTAAAGCTTTTATCGCTGCTGGAGGTAAAGCAAGTCTAGTCAGCGTTGTATATAATGGCTTTGATTCAGCATCCTTCGATTGCGTATCAACACAAGCAATTCAGCAAATACGAGATTCTTTAGCAATCGGCAATAAAATTTTAGTGGGATTATTTAGCCGGCTTTCTTACTGGAAAGGACAACATATTCTGTTACTTGCGATTAAACAACTACCTCAAGTCCACGTTATCTTAGTAGGAGATGCTTTATTTGGTGAAGAAGAATATGTTTCTTATCTCAAGACTCTAGCCAACGAACCAGAACTGAAAGAAAGAGTTCATTGGTTAGGTTTTCGTGATGACATTCCAACCTTAATGAAAGCTTGCGATATTATAGCTCATACTTCCACCGAACCAGAACCATTTGGCAGAGTAATCGTCGAAGGACAATTGGCGCAAAAACCAGTCATTGCTTCGGCTGCGGGAGGAGCATTAGAGTTAATCGAAGATGGCAAAACAGGTTTGTTATTTCCTCTTGGAGATCAGATTGCTCTCCAACAGCAAATTCAAAAATTAATTGACGATTCTGCTTTTGCTGATAAGATAGCACACCATGGTTATATTAGTGCCAAAACTAACTTTTCTTTAGAAACAATTTTAAATAGCTTTGATCGAGCTATCAAAACGATCGATACTTAA
- a CDS encoding NB-ARC domain-containing protein — MINNSYSFESIIFIIDEVIRPSYLNKIQEIILKQVWEGKTYSEIANIYNYDTEYIKTKGCELWKLLSKSFGTQINKSNFVPFMRSQINSLNSSLDKYQKRETTITSNSKQEYIHWTTAPEITNFQGRQMELTQLHNWSQEPCCRAVIISGMVGCGKTALAIKFGKQISEQFDYVIWFSLTESLSVKELLKSYLQIFASSVDQSLVDDYEHINSLLTKFVEHLRTYRCLLIIDDLDSILESDSTTIFYRQNSEEYAQLLRCLVATHHQSLSIFTSSIKPKIFEYYDNERVFFMHLQGLNQSSLELVYRNRLKNNNLTELQWHSLIKYCQYNPQIINIFVSNINNILEEDFNCILQEISLLKEVTKILEQELNNLSKLEKEMLYWLAINSGYTKNELLERQFSHFRPKSKLHESFDFLRERGLIYKKDNNYILQPLMKNYMQKKLIEIIIQE; from the coding sequence ATGATAAATAATTCTTATAGTTTTGAAAGTATTATTTTTATAATCGATGAAGTGATTCGTCCTTCTTACTTAAATAAAATACAAGAAATCATTCTTAAACAAGTTTGGGAAGGAAAAACGTACTCTGAGATTGCTAATATCTATAACTATGATACCGAGTATATCAAAACAAAAGGTTGTGAACTCTGGAAACTGCTATCAAAATCTTTTGGAACACAGATTAATAAAAGCAATTTTGTTCCTTTTATGAGAAGTCAAATTAACTCTCTAAATAGCAGTCTTGATAAATATCAAAAACGAGAAACAACTATAACAAGTAACAGCAAGCAAGAGTATATTCATTGGACTACTGCCCCTGAGATCACAAATTTCCAAGGTAGGCAAATGGAGCTAACTCAATTACATAATTGGAGTCAAGAACCTTGTTGTCGTGCCGTTATCATTTCAGGAATGGTTGGTTGTGGTAAAACTGCTTTGGCTATCAAGTTTGGTAAGCAAATAAGCGAGCAATTTGACTATGTAATTTGGTTTTCTCTAACTGAATCTCTTTCTGTCAAAGAATTGTTAAAAAGCTATCTACAAATTTTTGCCTCTTCAGTAGATCAAAGTTTAGTGGATGATTATGAGCATATTAACAGTCTATTGACAAAATTTGTCGAACATCTGCGGACTTATCGTTGTCTTTTAATTATCGATGATCTTGACTCAATTCTTGAAAGCGATTCTACAACTATTTTTTATCGTCAAAATTCTGAAGAGTACGCTCAGTTACTTCGTTGTCTAGTTGCAACTCATCATCAAAGTTTATCAATTTTTACAAGTAGTATCAAGCCTAAAATCTTTGAATACTACGACAATGAACGAGTTTTTTTTATGCATTTGCAAGGTTTAAATCAATCTAGCCTTGAGTTGGTTTATCGAAATCGATTAAAAAACAATAATTTAACTGAATTACAGTGGCACAGCTTAATCAAATATTGTCAGTATAATCCGCAAATTATCAATATTTTTGTTAGCAATATCAACAATATTTTAGAAGAAGACTTTAATTGTATTCTTCAAGAAATATCACTCTTAAAAGAAGTTACTAAAATTCTAGAACAAGAATTAAACAATTTATCAAAATTAGAAAAAGAAATGTTGTATTGGCTTGCCATTAATAGTGGTTACACTAAAAATGAGCTATTAGAGCGACAATTTTCTCATTTTAGACCTAAATCTAAGTTACACGAAAGCTTTGATTTTCTTAGAGAGCGAGGATTGATTTATAAAAAAGATAATAATTATATTTTGCAACCTTTAATGAAAAATTATATGCAAAAAAAACTAATCGAAATAATTATTCAAGAATGA
- a CDS encoding glycosyltransferase has translation MRIALVHDYLTQKGGAERVFALLCKFFHSADIYTSLYDSVNTIDLTNRLPHTTFLQKLPGTKRNFRLFAPLYYPAFRLLDLREYDLIISSTSSFAKAVKTKPGAMHICFCHNVTRFLWNTRTYLEEYNSFRKYSLLIKPILGLMRQADFIYAQEPDLYIANSSTVACRIEKIYRRKSLVINYPIDTNKFIFSDQKEDFYLISSRMISYKRLDIAIEAFNWLGLPLVIIGDGPERKRLEEKALSNIKFLGYVDDQWRTHLMAKAKAVVITALEDYGLVPIEANASGTPVIGYGAGGILDTQISGKTGILFKHQSPEALQSALLLSEKQKWNYRQIRAHAVNNFSEAVFFAQVQKTLEEFCGKSMVDNLALNRDLITKNVLVEAN, from the coding sequence ATGAGAATAGCCCTGGTACATGACTATTTAACTCAAAAAGGAGGAGCAGAAAGAGTTTTTGCTCTACTATGTAAATTTTTCCATAGCGCGGATATTTATACTTCACTCTACGATTCAGTTAACACCATCGATTTAACGAACCGCTTGCCTCATACGACATTTTTACAAAAGCTTCCGGGTACGAAAAGGAATTTTCGTCTGTTTGCCCCGTTGTATTATCCCGCTTTTAGACTTTTAGACCTTCGTGAATACGATCTAATTATCAGCAGTACGTCTAGTTTTGCTAAAGCAGTAAAAACTAAACCTGGTGCAATGCATATATGTTTTTGTCATAATGTAACTCGTTTTTTGTGGAATACTCGCACTTATTTGGAAGAATATAACAGTTTTAGAAAATATTCTTTATTAATCAAACCAATATTAGGATTGATGCGCCAAGCAGATTTTATCTATGCTCAAGAGCCAGATTTGTATATAGCCAATTCTTCGACTGTTGCTTGCCGTATCGAAAAAATTTATCGTCGGAAGTCTTTAGTAATTAATTATCCTATTGACACCAATAAATTTATATTTTCAGACCAAAAAGAAGATTTTTATTTGATTTCTTCCCGTATGATTAGTTATAAGCGTTTAGATATCGCGATCGAAGCTTTTAACTGGTTAGGGCTACCCTTAGTAATTATTGGTGATGGTCCAGAGCGCAAACGTTTAGAAGAAAAAGCATTAAGTAATATCAAATTTTTAGGATATGTAGACGATCAATGGCGTACTCATTTAATGGCAAAAGCCAAAGCTGTTGTGATTACGGCATTAGAAGATTATGGATTAGTTCCAATTGAAGCTAATGCTAGCGGTACTCCAGTAATTGGCTATGGAGCGGGAGGAATTCTTGATACTCAAATTTCAGGAAAAACGGGAATTTTATTCAAACATCAATCACCAGAAGCTTTGCAATCAGCTTTATTACTCTCAGAAAAGCAAAAATGGAATTATCGCCAAATTCGCGCTCATGCAGTCAACAATTTTTCGGAAGCAGTATTTTTCGCTCAAGTCCAAAAAACTCTGGAAGAATTTTGTGGTAAATCGATGGTGGACAATTTAGCTCTTAACAGAGATTTAATCACAAAAAATGTTTTAGTGGAGGCGAATTAG
- a CDS encoding GumC family protein, with translation MKQIEWEENSSDLGYGQLLGILWRRRFWIGGVFLGVLAVAIPLALMKQPLYMSQMQLLIESNYQTKDSTRGNDNNQYLEEEFADSSIEIDYPTQLKLMRSSYLLKKVVKKLGVEGSDAEIAEIVEQLKSSLSVYQVIDESEDNKGTETKIIEVAYVSQDYNDSKKILEAIEQVYIEYNVEQQEKRLRDGLAFIAKQIPAAQQEVAAIEAKLTQLRSENNLVSPQGESESIKAVLNNIQQERATLKAEQKQTQGNYRQLQQELGLSAENSVAMTRLNQSSQYQSLLNKLQQIEIELADKQARFTDDNPVVKDLLAQKNTQTTLLLQEVKKILGAVPPNFAVQLQSLLRQGELVNSKTNFIETITQSQADLKGLEERDRSLAQTESELREKLTQFPALIARYDSLTQEANLKKNALQRLLAAKQELEIALSRGAYNWQVIESPQLGVQIAPNTTKDILLSLVVASFLGGTTAFIKESLDEQLYNSRQIQEKIALPLLGSTPGLPLAKHDQFVVKLPFLSPKESSVQEIINWQPFRESLDLIYENLQRLGSGFAFKSLLLTSAVAGEGKSTLVLGLAFSIARHQKRVLVIDADLRCPSLHEKLGVENNSGLSDLLQGTTASLNIQQVTLAGENIDLVTCGSRITDPVKFLSSPKFKQSIDQLQANYDLILIDTPPVLGMVDAIKISGYCGGTMIVSRLNQVKATELIEATNLLCNSNSKVLGIVVNNSQDVTMRYQKQPQYLLSQPI, from the coding sequence ATGAAGCAGATTGAATGGGAAGAAAATAGCAGTGATTTAGGCTATGGGCAGCTTTTAGGAATTTTATGGCGCAGGCGTTTTTGGATAGGAGGCGTGTTTTTGGGAGTTTTGGCAGTAGCAATTCCTTTGGCTTTGATGAAACAACCCCTCTACATGAGTCAGATGCAACTTTTAATCGAGTCTAATTATCAGACTAAAGATAGTACAAGAGGTAACGATAATAATCAATATTTAGAGGAAGAATTTGCCGATTCGAGTATCGAGATCGATTATCCAACTCAACTGAAGTTGATGCGTAGCTCTTATTTATTAAAAAAAGTAGTTAAAAAATTAGGTGTTGAAGGTTCGGATGCTGAAATTGCTGAAATTGTTGAACAATTAAAAAGCTCTCTTAGTGTCTACCAGGTTATCGATGAAAGTGAGGATAACAAAGGAACTGAAACAAAAATTATAGAAGTAGCCTACGTTAGCCAAGATTATAACGATAGCAAAAAAATATTAGAAGCAATTGAGCAAGTTTACATCGAATACAACGTCGAGCAACAAGAAAAGCGTCTGCGTGATGGATTGGCTTTTATTGCCAAACAAATTCCCGCAGCCCAACAAGAGGTAGCTGCGATCGAAGCTAAACTAACTCAACTGCGGTCAGAAAACAATTTAGTTTCACCCCAAGGAGAATCTGAGTCGATTAAAGCAGTTTTGAATAATATTCAACAGGAAAGAGCGACTCTCAAAGCAGAACAAAAGCAAACTCAAGGAAATTATCGTCAATTACAACAGGAATTAGGTTTATCAGCCGAAAATTCAGTCGCTATGACTCGCCTCAACCAATCATCCCAATATCAAAGTTTACTCAATAAGTTACAGCAAATTGAGATTGAATTGGCAGACAAACAGGCACGTTTTACAGATGATAATCCCGTAGTTAAAGATTTATTAGCACAAAAAAATACTCAAACAACATTATTACTACAAGAAGTAAAAAAAATTTTAGGAGCAGTGCCACCTAACTTTGCAGTGCAATTACAATCTTTATTGAGACAAGGAGAATTAGTCAACAGCAAAACCAATTTTATCGAAACAATTACTCAGTCGCAAGCTGACTTAAAGGGACTTGAAGAGCGAGATAGAAGCTTAGCTCAAACTGAATCAGAGCTTAGAGAAAAATTAACTCAATTTCCCGCTCTCATTGCTCGCTATGATAGTTTAACTCAGGAAGCAAATCTCAAAAAAAATGCTTTACAAAGACTACTAGCAGCCAAACAAGAACTAGAAATCGCACTGAGTCGAGGGGCTTACAATTGGCAAGTTATTGAATCGCCTCAACTGGGTGTACAAATTGCTCCCAATACTACTAAGGATATTTTGCTTAGTTTAGTAGTAGCTTCTTTTCTGGGAGGAACTACGGCTTTTATTAAAGAGTCTTTAGACGAGCAACTTTATAATTCCCGACAAATTCAAGAAAAAATTGCTTTACCACTATTAGGTAGTACTCCTGGATTACCTTTAGCTAAGCATGATCAATTTGTCGTAAAACTGCCTTTTCTGTCCCCTAAAGAGTCTTCTGTACAAGAAATTATCAACTGGCAACCTTTTCGTGAGTCTTTAGATTTGATTTATGAAAACTTGCAAAGACTTGGCTCTGGTTTTGCCTTTAAATCTTTATTACTAACTAGTGCCGTAGCAGGAGAAGGTAAATCGACTTTAGTTTTGGGATTGGCTTTCAGTATTGCCCGTCATCAAAAGCGTGTTTTGGTTATTGATGCTGACTTACGTTGTCCAAGTTTGCATGAAAAATTAGGAGTGGAAAATAATTCTGGCTTGAGCGATTTATTACAGGGAACTACTGCTAGTCTTAATATTCAACAAGTTACCTTGGCGGGAGAAAATATCGATCTAGTAACCTGTGGTTCTAGAATTACAGACCCTGTTAAATTTCTTAGTTCTCCTAAATTTAAACAGTCAATCGATCAGTTACAAGCTAATTATGACTTGATCTTAATCGATACGCCTCCAGTCCTGGGAATGGTCGATGCGATTAAAATCTCTGGTTATTGTGGGGGAACGATGATAGTAAGTCGTCTCAATCAAGTTAAAGCAACCGAATTAATTGAGGCTACCAATTTACTTTGTAATTCTAATTCTAAAGTACTGGGAATAGTTGTCAATAATTCTCAAGATGTAACCATGCGATATCAAAAGCAACCTCAATATTTATTAAGCCAACCAATTTGA